The following coding sequences are from one Mesorhizobium onobrychidis window:
- a CDS encoding Tex family protein yields MASDIKRIAAIIAAEITARPEQAAAAIGLLDEGATVPFVARYRKEVTGGLDDTQLRLLAERLAYLRELDARRDTILGSIREQGKLTEELETKIAAAVTKAELEDVYLPYKPKRRTKAEIARERGLGPLADAILADRAAVPAELALAYISEEVADGKAALEGARDILSEQFAENADLVGRLRTYMKERAFMRSRVVDGKQEAGAKFSDYFDHVERWANVPSHRALAMLRGRNEEVLSLDIEVDADDASPVKPVERMIADAYAIGRQLPGDRWLMEVAGWTWRIKLSLHLTLDLMRDLRERAEEEAIHVFARNLKDLLLAAPAGSRATMGLDPGIRTGVKVAVVDGTGKLLATTTVYPFPPRNDVRGTQAELAKLIRLHKVELISIGNGTGSRETERLVTDMLSDMPSDSGPKPLKVIVSEAGASVYSASATAAAEFPGLDVSLRGAVSIARRLQDPLAELVKIEPKSIGVGQYQHDVDQYRLSRSLEAVVEDAVNAVGVDLNTASAPLLARVSGLGASLAEAIIAHRDAAGPFASRRDLLKVSRLGPRAFEQCAGFLRIPNGTEPLDASAVHPEAYGVAKKIVAACGRDLRSLMGDSAALKALDPRVFVDERFGLPTVRDILAELEKPGRDPRPGFKTATFADGVDDIKDLKPGMLLEGTVTNVAAFGAFVDIGVHQDGLVHVSQLADRFVKDAHEVVKAGDVVKVRVVDIDIKRKRIGLSMRKDGDGGTPKPRDNGNRPVPRAPAPLRQAERPVQQGAFGAALADALKRK; encoded by the coding sequence ATGGCATCCGACATCAAGCGCATCGCAGCAATCATCGCAGCCGAGATCACTGCCCGGCCCGAACAGGCCGCGGCGGCGATCGGGCTGCTGGACGAAGGTGCGACGGTGCCGTTCGTGGCGCGCTACCGCAAGGAAGTCACCGGCGGCCTGGACGACACGCAACTGCGCCTGCTTGCCGAACGGCTCGCCTATCTGCGCGAGCTCGACGCGCGCCGCGACACCATCCTCGGTTCGATCCGCGAGCAGGGCAAGCTGACCGAAGAGCTTGAAACCAAGATCGCGGCGGCCGTCACCAAGGCGGAACTCGAAGACGTCTATCTGCCCTACAAGCCGAAACGCCGGACCAAGGCGGAGATCGCGCGCGAGCGTGGCTTGGGACCGCTGGCAGACGCTATCCTTGCCGACCGCGCGGCGGTGCCCGCCGAACTGGCGCTGGCCTACATCAGTGAAGAGGTGGCCGACGGCAAGGCGGCGCTCGAGGGCGCGCGCGACATCCTGTCCGAGCAGTTCGCTGAGAATGCCGATCTGGTCGGCAGACTGCGGACCTACATGAAGGAACGCGCCTTCATGCGGTCACGCGTCGTCGACGGCAAGCAGGAAGCCGGCGCGAAATTCTCCGACTATTTCGACCATGTCGAGCGCTGGGCCAATGTGCCGAGCCATCGCGCGCTGGCCATGCTGCGCGGCCGCAACGAAGAAGTGCTGTCGCTCGACATCGAGGTCGATGCCGACGACGCGTCTCCGGTGAAGCCGGTCGAACGGATGATTGCCGACGCCTACGCCATCGGCCGCCAGTTGCCGGGCGATCGCTGGCTGATGGAGGTGGCCGGCTGGACCTGGCGTATAAAGCTGTCGCTGCACCTGACGCTCGATTTGATGCGGGATCTGCGCGAGCGGGCCGAGGAGGAGGCGATCCATGTCTTCGCCCGCAATCTGAAGGATTTGCTGCTCGCTGCCCCGGCCGGCTCGCGCGCCACGATGGGGCTCGACCCCGGCATCCGCACCGGCGTCAAGGTGGCGGTTGTGGACGGCACCGGCAAGCTGCTGGCGACGACGACGGTCTATCCGTTTCCGCCAAGGAACGATGTGCGCGGCACGCAAGCCGAACTCGCAAAGCTCATCCGCCTGCACAAGGTCGAGTTGATTTCCATCGGCAACGGCACCGGCAGCCGCGAGACGGAAAGGCTGGTGACCGACATGCTGTCGGACATGCCGTCGGATTCTGGGCCGAAGCCGCTCAAGGTGATCGTCAGCGAAGCGGGTGCTTCGGTCTATTCCGCCTCGGCAACGGCGGCGGCGGAATTTCCCGGCCTCGACGTGTCGCTGCGCGGCGCGGTGTCGATCGCCAGGCGTCTGCAGGATCCGCTCGCCGAACTGGTCAAGATCGAGCCGAAGTCGATCGGCGTCGGCCAGTATCAGCATGACGTCGACCAGTATCGGCTCAGCCGCTCGCTGGAAGCGGTGGTCGAGGACGCGGTCAATGCCGTCGGCGTCGACCTCAACACCGCCTCGGCGCCGCTTCTGGCGCGGGTTTCGGGTCTTGGCGCATCGCTGGCCGAGGCGATCATTGCGCACCGTGACGCGGCCGGCCCCTTCGCCAGCCGCCGTGACCTGTTGAAGGTCTCTCGCCTTGGACCCCGCGCGTTCGAGCAATGCGCCGGCTTCCTGCGCATTCCCAACGGCACCGAACCGCTCGATGCCTCGGCCGTGCATCCGGAAGCCTATGGCGTGGCGAAAAAGATTGTAGCGGCCTGCGGACGTGACCTCCGTTCGCTGATGGGCGACAGTGCCGCTCTCAAGGCGCTCGATCCGCGTGTCTTCGTCGATGAGCGGTTCGGCCTGCCGACGGTCCGCGATATCCTGGCGGAACTGGAAAAGCCCGGTCGCGATCCGCGCCCCGGCTTCAAGACCGCGACCTTCGCCGACGGCGTCGATGACATCAAGGATTTGAAGCCAGGCATGCTGCTGGAGGGCACTGTCACCAATGTCGCCGCTTTCGGCGCCTTCGTCGATATCGGCGTGCATCAGGACGGCTTGGTGCATGTCTCGCAACTGGCCGACCGTTTCGTCAAGGACGCGCATGAGGTGGTGAAAGCCGGCGACGTGGTCAAGGTGCGCGTCGTCGACATCGACATCAAGCGCAAGCGCATCGGCCTTTCGATGCGCAAGGATGGTGACGGCGGTACACCGAAGCCGCGCGACAACGGCAACAGACCGGTGCCGCGCGCGCCGGCGCCGCTGCGTCAGGCGGAAAGGCCGGTGCAACAAGGCGCGTTCGGCGCCGCGTTGGCCGATGCGTTGAAGCGGAAGTAG
- a CDS encoding LysR family transcriptional regulator, with amino-acid sequence MNVQRRLLPGISALAAFEAVARLGSFTAAAQELDLTQGAVSRQIRLLEDQFGRRLFERDSRNVRLSAAGEIYAEAVRAALGQLRDAALGLMSNRHSGILNLAILPTFGTRWLMPLIPDFVENNPDITINFVTRIGRFDFARERLDAAIHFGLPDWPDADSTLLVRETVVPVVSPEFLAGRDLATPADIGRLPLLHMATRPGAWTEWFEHQGLSAPTGPGMQFEQFGTAAQACMAGLGVALLPQVLISGELQRGQLVPAPGRPMQSRSAYYLVVPHDKRGHPPVASFRDWLLGHVPPEK; translated from the coding sequence ATGAACGTTCAGCGCCGCCTTCTGCCTGGTATCAGCGCCCTTGCCGCTTTCGAGGCGGTGGCTCGATTGGGCAGCTTCACCGCCGCCGCGCAGGAGCTTGATCTGACTCAAGGCGCCGTCAGCCGCCAGATCAGGCTGCTGGAGGACCAGTTCGGCCGCCGGCTGTTCGAACGCGACAGCCGCAATGTCCGGCTGTCGGCGGCAGGCGAGATTTATGCCGAAGCGGTGCGCGCCGCCCTTGGCCAGTTGCGCGATGCAGCCCTGGGATTGATGAGCAATCGGCATAGTGGCATCTTGAACCTCGCCATCCTGCCGACCTTCGGCACGCGCTGGCTGATGCCGCTCATCCCGGATTTCGTTGAAAACAACCCCGACATCACCATCAATTTCGTCACTCGCATCGGCCGCTTCGACTTCGCCCGCGAGAGGCTCGACGCCGCCATCCATTTCGGCCTGCCCGACTGGCCGGACGCCGACTCGACACTGCTGGTGCGCGAGACGGTGGTGCCAGTGGTCTCGCCCGAATTTCTGGCCGGCCGGGATCTTGCCACACCTGCCGATATCGGCCGCCTGCCGCTGTTGCATATGGCGACGCGGCCCGGCGCATGGACCGAGTGGTTCGAACATCAGGGTTTGAGCGCGCCGACCGGACCGGGCATGCAGTTCGAGCAATTCGGCACCGCCGCCCAGGCCTGCATGGCCGGGCTCGGCGTGGCGCTGCTGCCGCAGGTGCTCATATCAGGCGAATTACAGCGCGGCCAGTTGGTGCCGGCGCCGGGTCGGCCGATGCAAAGCCGCAGCGCCTATTATCTCGTCGTGCCGCACGACAAGCGCGGCCATCCGCCGGTCGCCAGTTTTCGCGACTGGCTGCTGGGCCATGTGCCGCCGGAGAAGTAG
- a CDS encoding acyl-CoA dehydrogenase, with the protein MAADKNAFVWDDPFLIENQLSEDERMVRDGASAFAADKLAPRIEEAYLEEKTDAGIFREMGEAGLLGITIPEEYGGLGANYVTYGLVAREVERIDSGYRSMMSVQSSLVMYPIHSYGSEAQRKKYLPKLASGEWIGCFGLTEPDAGSDPGGMKTRAEKTANGYKISGSKMWISNAPIADVFVVWAKSAAHGNEIRGFVLEKGMKGLSAPKIGGKLSLRASITGEVVMEGVEVGEDALLPNVSGLKGPFGCLNRARYGISWGAMGAAEDCWHRARQYGLDRKQFGKPLAGTQLFQKKLADMQTEIALGLQASLRVGRLMDEGKMAPEMISIVKRNNCGKALDIARQARDMHGGNGIQIGYHVMRHAQNLETVNTYEGTHDVHALILGRAQTGLQAFF; encoded by the coding sequence ATGGCCGCCGACAAGAACGCATTCGTCTGGGATGATCCTTTCCTGATCGAGAACCAGCTTTCGGAAGACGAACGGATGGTGCGTGATGGCGCATCGGCATTCGCCGCCGACAAGCTCGCCCCCAGAATCGAGGAAGCCTATCTCGAGGAAAAGACCGATGCCGGGATCTTTCGCGAGATGGGCGAGGCGGGTCTGCTCGGCATTACCATCCCGGAAGAATATGGCGGGCTCGGCGCCAACTACGTCACCTATGGGCTGGTGGCGCGCGAAGTCGAGCGTATCGATTCTGGCTATCGCTCGATGATGAGCGTGCAGTCGTCGCTGGTGATGTATCCGATCCATTCCTATGGCTCGGAGGCGCAACGCAAGAAGTACCTGCCGAAGCTGGCGTCGGGCGAATGGATCGGCTGCTTCGGCCTGACCGAGCCGGATGCCGGTTCCGACCCCGGCGGCATGAAGACGCGGGCCGAAAAGACGGCGAACGGCTACAAGATCTCCGGCTCGAAAATGTGGATTTCCAACGCGCCGATCGCCGATGTATTTGTCGTCTGGGCAAAGTCGGCCGCGCATGGAAACGAAATTCGCGGCTTCGTCCTGGAAAAAGGCATGAAGGGGCTGTCGGCACCGAAGATCGGCGGCAAGCTGTCGCTTCGCGCATCGATCACCGGCGAAGTGGTGATGGAAGGCGTCGAGGTCGGCGAAGATGCGCTGCTGCCCAATGTCTCCGGCTTGAAGGGGCCGTTCGGCTGCCTCAACCGGGCGCGTTACGGTATCTCATGGGGCGCGATGGGCGCGGCGGAGGATTGCTGGCACCGGGCCCGCCAATACGGCCTCGACCGCAAGCAGTTCGGCAAGCCGCTGGCCGGCACGCAGCTTTTCCAGAAGAAGCTCGCCGACATGCAGACCGAGATCGCTCTGGGGCTGCAGGCCAGCCTGCGCGTCGGGCGGCTGATGGATGAAGGCAAGATGGCGCCGGAGATGATCTCGATCGTCAAGCGCAACAATTGCGGCAAGGCGCTCGACATTGCCCGCCAGGCCCGTGACATGCATGGCGGCAACGGCATCCAGATCGGCTACCATGTCATGCGCCACGCGCAGAACCTGGAGACGGTCAACACCTATGAGGGCACGCATGACGTGCATGCGCTGATCCTCGGGCGGGCGCAGACGGGATTGCAGGCGTTTTTCTAA